In the Primulina huaijiensis isolate GDHJ02 unplaced genomic scaffold, ASM1229523v2 scaffold35681, whole genome shotgun sequence genome, TGGTGATGATGATGGTGATGACCGGAGATCGAGTTCGCCTCCATCATACCGTTCAAATCCCGTCATGTGATCATCATTTCGCCGAAGATCCGGCGGCCCATGTTCACTCCCCTGTTACGCCCAATGTTGATGCTTCACAATACGAGAAAGCTTTTGCGGCTCTGCAGCGCTACCTGCCCTCCAACAAGGAGGACGCCGTGGCGGAAGAATATGGAGATTCCGATGATTTTGACTTCCCGGTGGACACGTTCTCCTGCGATAATTTCCGGATGTTCGAGTTTAAGGTGAAGAAATGCACGCGCTCGAGGCCGCATGACTGGACGGAGTGCCCGTTCGCGCATCCCGGGGAGAAGGCCCGCCGCCGGGACCCCTGGAAGTACCATTATTCTGGGAGCGCGTGCCCGGATTTCAGGAAGGGGGCGTGTAGGAGAGGCGACGGCTGTGAATACGCGCACGGCGTGTTCGAGTGCTGGCTTCATCCGGCCCGCTACCGTACGGAGCCCTGCAAGGATGGGACCCATTGCCGGCGGCGCGTTTGTTTCTTCGCTCATACACCCGATCAGCTCCGGGTTCTGCCACACTCTAGCCCGGACTCTTCTCCGGGCCGGATAGCTCAACCCGATTACTGTCCCTTGGGCTATTCTCCGAAATTGGCTCCGTACTCCCTGCCGCAGACTCCGATGACTTTATCTCCGCCGCTGTCGCCAAGCGTAGCAGCACTGAGTCAACTCACTGAATCGGTTCGCTGTCTGCAGATTAGCAAACCGAATCTTGGCACAGGGATGGGAGGGTCATCATCGTGGGGTATTCAATTAGGTACCGAGTTCGGATCTCCACGGAGCCCTAACAGAAATCGGGTCGGATTCATGAGCCCACCAACAACTCCGATCCGGCCACGGATCCCCACCCCTTTCGACACATGGGAAGAACCAGTCATGGAGCGAGTGGAATCGGGAAGAGAGCTACGAGAGAGAATCTACGCCAAACTGAGCAAAGAGAATTCGTTGGATCGGGTCGGTCCGACACGTTGGTTCCAGAATCCGTGAATGAGTGAGCGGGTC is a window encoding:
- the LOC140968359 gene encoding zinc finger CCCH domain-containing protein 23-like, translated to MMMVMTGDRVRLHHTVQIPSCDHHFAEDPAAHVHSPVTPNVDASQYEKAFAALQRYLPSNKEDAVAEEYGDSDDFDFPVDTFSCDNFRMFEFKVKKCTRSRPHDWTECPFAHPGEKARRRDPWKYHYSGSACPDFRKGACRRGDGCEYAHGVFECWLHPARYRTEPCKDGTHCRRRVCFFAHTPDQLRVLPHSSPDSSPGRIAQPDYCPLGYSPKLAPYSLPQTPMTLSPPLSPSVAALSQLTESVRCLQISKPNLGTGMGGSSSWGIQLGTEFGSPRSPNRNRVGFMSPPTTPIRPRIPTPFDTWEEPVMERVESGRELRERIYAKLSKENSLDRVGPTRWFQNP